In Isoptericola jiangsuensis, the following proteins share a genomic window:
- a CDS encoding AI-2E family transporter, whose protein sequence is MSTPGIPRLSGADTVPLSVRSAAAWSWRLLLVAAGIGAIVWVLGQLKTIAVPVAIALLLTILLAPMRRALEQVGVPRGFATALSILGLIAFVTGLIVLAGQSIVNGFQDLWDQAVAGFQEFLDWLSNGPFGLDTASLGDLTQQAQDMVAGQSGSLISGALGAATTVGHVLVGVIITIFCTIFFLQDGRTIWTWIVNLLPFAAREKVHQAGRRGIVTLSSYVRTQILVALVDAIGIGVGAAFFVPSLAISIGILVFVGSFIPILGAIFTGAIACAVVLVSQGWVSALIMLGIVLLVQQAESHILQPFLMGHAVSLHPVAVVLVVAAGSLVAGIVGALFAVPLAAVLNTVIQYLHGHDKFPELGTDDHVPLLRRPTRDELPGTLLWANRPGATPDAGDGTGAAPQDGAGDGTGPGGPTAPR, encoded by the coding sequence GTGAGCACTCCCGGGATCCCGCGGCTCAGCGGCGCCGACACCGTCCCTCTCAGCGTGCGCAGCGCGGCCGCGTGGTCATGGCGTCTGCTGCTCGTCGCCGCGGGCATCGGCGCGATCGTCTGGGTGCTCGGCCAGCTCAAGACCATCGCGGTGCCCGTCGCGATCGCGCTGCTCCTGACGATCCTGCTCGCGCCGATGCGGCGTGCGCTCGAACAGGTGGGGGTGCCCCGGGGGTTCGCGACGGCCCTGTCGATCCTCGGCCTCATCGCGTTCGTGACCGGCCTGATCGTGCTCGCCGGGCAGTCGATCGTCAACGGCTTCCAGGACCTCTGGGACCAGGCGGTCGCCGGCTTCCAGGAGTTCCTCGACTGGTTGTCGAACGGGCCGTTCGGCCTCGACACGGCGAGCCTCGGCGACCTCACCCAGCAGGCGCAGGACATGGTCGCGGGGCAGAGCGGCTCCCTCATCTCCGGCGCGCTCGGTGCCGCGACGACCGTCGGGCACGTCCTGGTGGGCGTCATCATCACGATCTTCTGCACGATCTTCTTCCTGCAGGACGGCCGCACCATCTGGACCTGGATCGTCAACCTGCTGCCGTTCGCCGCGCGGGAGAAGGTCCACCAGGCGGGCCGTCGCGGCATCGTCACGCTGTCGTCCTACGTCCGCACGCAGATCCTCGTGGCCCTGGTGGACGCGATCGGCATCGGCGTCGGCGCGGCGTTCTTCGTGCCGTCGCTCGCGATCTCCATCGGCATCCTCGTGTTCGTGGGCTCGTTCATCCCGATCCTCGGCGCCATCTTCACCGGCGCCATCGCGTGCGCGGTGGTGCTGGTGTCCCAGGGCTGGGTGTCGGCGCTCATCATGCTCGGCATCGTGCTGCTCGTGCAGCAGGCGGAGAGCCACATCCTGCAGCCGTTCCTCATGGGCCACGCCGTGTCCCTCCACCCGGTCGCGGTCGTGCTCGTGGTCGCCGCCGGCAGCCTCGTCGCGGGGATCGTCGGCGCGCTGTTCGCGGTGCCGCTGGCCGCCGTGCTCAACACCGTCATCCAGTACCTGCACGGGCACGACAAGTTCCCCGAGCTCGGCACCGACGACCACGTCCCCCTCCTGAGACGTCCGACCCGTGACGAGCTGCCCGGCACCCTGCTGTGGGCCAACCGCCCGGGCGCGACCCCCGACGCGGGCGACGGCACCGGCGCGGCCCCGCAGGACGGTGCGGGCGACGGCACCGGCCCCGGCGGGCCGACCGCGCCGCGCTGA
- a CDS encoding YdeI/OmpD-associated family protein, whose translation MTKPSQDPLVVPDAAAWRAWLDEHEDSTPDGVWLVLARKGRPDAPTTLTRAEALDEALCSGWIDAQALGRDADTSLQRYCPRRARSIWSVRNQEIVARLTQEGRMRPRGQAEIDRARADGRWDAAYAGPATIEVPDELAAALAASPRATEAWGNLTSQNRFAVLHRIVTLKRPESRTRNVEKFVAMLERGETAYPQKRPLFGS comes from the coding sequence ATGACGAAGCCGTCGCAGGACCCGCTGGTCGTGCCCGACGCCGCGGCGTGGCGCGCGTGGCTCGACGAGCACGAGGACTCCACGCCCGACGGGGTGTGGTTGGTGCTCGCGCGCAAGGGCCGCCCCGACGCCCCGACCACGCTGACCCGGGCCGAGGCGCTCGACGAGGCGCTGTGCAGCGGCTGGATCGACGCGCAGGCCCTCGGCCGGGACGCCGACACCTCCCTGCAGCGCTACTGCCCGCGCCGGGCCCGCAGCATCTGGTCGGTGCGCAACCAGGAGATCGTGGCGCGGTTGACGCAGGAGGGTCGGATGCGGCCGCGCGGTCAGGCGGAGATCGACCGGGCCCGCGCCGACGGCCGGTGGGACGCCGCGTACGCCGGGCCCGCGACCATCGAGGTCCCCGACGAGCTCGCGGCGGCGCTCGCGGCCAGCCCGCGTGCCACGGAGGCGTGGGGGAACCTGACGTCGCAGAACCGGTTCGCCGTCCTGCACCGCATCGTGACCCTCAAGCGGCCGGAGTCGCGGACGCGGAACGTGGAGAAGTTCGTCGCGATGCTGGAGCGCGGCGAGACGGCCTACCCGCAGAAGCGACCGCTGTTCGGGTCGTGA
- a CDS encoding Na+/H+ antiporter, translated as MSTIALWGLVLAGIVVLTPLADRVRVPLPVLLTLFGIVLPLIPGTPTLRLEPDLILPLVLPPLLFAATQRATVREFREQARPILLTAVGLTIASAAVVAVIAHAAGAPWAVAWVLGAIVSPPDPVAATAVARRLRLPGRVVTVLEGEGMFNDATALVLYHVAVAAVVAGSVTAGEVGLDLLLAVVVGVGVGLAGGWLGHRVLGRLHVPAAETTVTIALPFAAYLGAEELHGSGVLAVLTLGLMLRAVSHTSVTSGGWLLGRSVWEYADYLITGVVFVLIGFELTSVLDDNPVAPQALPLALTVVAALVVVRFAWMFPSLWLLGHGFARRARAHGVPEEVAGVGAFTRRETLVVSWAGMRGVVSVASALALPHVVESGADFPDRSAVVFVGLVVVLATLVLQGLTLAPAVRWLGVGSTTDEAAEVATLREQATRAALEAVRARDDVPAPVREAVALQYEGYLTAQLALSEARRAGDDVEGRFGELVDALLRDAVEVERDVVVRARNDGEVTPHVADEVLADVEARAVRDLD; from the coding sequence ATGTCGACGATCGCGCTGTGGGGTCTCGTCCTCGCGGGGATCGTCGTCCTCACGCCGCTCGCGGACCGGGTGCGGGTGCCGCTGCCGGTGCTGCTGACCCTGTTCGGGATCGTGCTCCCCCTGATCCCCGGCACGCCCACGCTGCGCCTCGAGCCGGACCTCATCCTGCCGCTGGTGCTGCCGCCGCTGCTGTTCGCCGCGACCCAGCGGGCCACCGTCCGGGAGTTCCGCGAGCAGGCCCGACCCATCCTGCTCACCGCCGTCGGCCTGACGATCGCGTCGGCGGCGGTCGTGGCGGTCATCGCGCACGCCGCGGGCGCGCCCTGGGCGGTCGCGTGGGTGCTGGGCGCCATCGTGTCCCCGCCGGACCCGGTCGCCGCCACCGCCGTCGCCCGTCGCCTGCGCCTCCCGGGCCGCGTGGTCACGGTGCTGGAGGGCGAGGGCATGTTCAACGACGCCACCGCCCTCGTGCTCTACCACGTGGCCGTCGCCGCGGTCGTGGCGGGCTCCGTGACGGCCGGCGAGGTCGGGCTCGACCTGCTGCTCGCCGTCGTGGTGGGCGTCGGGGTCGGGCTGGCCGGGGGCTGGCTCGGCCACCGCGTGCTCGGCCGCCTGCACGTGCCGGCCGCCGAGACCACGGTGACGATCGCGCTGCCGTTCGCCGCCTACCTGGGCGCGGAGGAGCTGCACGGCTCCGGCGTCCTCGCCGTCCTCACGCTCGGCCTGATGCTGCGCGCCGTCTCCCACACGTCGGTGACGTCCGGCGGGTGGCTGCTCGGCCGGTCCGTGTGGGAGTACGCCGACTACCTCATCACCGGCGTCGTGTTCGTCCTCATCGGGTTCGAGCTGACCAGCGTGCTGGACGACAACCCCGTCGCTCCCCAGGCGCTGCCCCTCGCGCTCACCGTCGTCGCGGCGCTGGTCGTGGTCCGGTTCGCGTGGATGTTCCCCTCCCTGTGGCTGCTCGGCCACGGGTTCGCCCGGCGGGCCCGCGCCCACGGCGTGCCGGAGGAGGTCGCCGGCGTCGGGGCGTTCACCCGCCGCGAGACCCTCGTCGTGTCCTGGGCCGGGATGCGGGGCGTCGTGTCCGTCGCGTCCGCGCTCGCCCTGCCGCACGTCGTCGAGTCCGGGGCGGACTTCCCCGATCGTTCCGCGGTCGTGTTCGTCGGGCTGGTGGTCGTCCTGGCGACGCTCGTGCTCCAGGGCCTCACCCTCGCGCCGGCCGTGCGGTGGCTCGGCGTCGGCAGCACCACCGACGAGGCCGCCGAGGTGGCGACGCTGCGTGAGCAGGCCACCCGCGCCGCGCTCGAGGCGGTGCGCGCCCGTGACGACGTCCCCGCCCCCGTCCGGGAGGCCGTCGCCCTCCAGTACGAGGGCTACCTCACCGCGCAGCTCGCGCTGTCCGAGGCGCGCCGCGCCGGCGACGACGTCGAGGGACGGTTCGGCGAGCTCGTCGACGCGCTGCTGCGCGACGCCGTCGAGGTCGAGCGGGACGTCGTCGTCCGGGCGCGCAACGACGGCGAGGTCACCCCGCACGTCGCCGATGAGGTCCTCGCCGACGTCGAGGCCCGCGCCGTCCGCGACCTCGACTGA
- a CDS encoding cytochrome d ubiquinol oxidase subunit II, which translates to MLRRIGVVASVAALMALLVYSIATGNGIAGWILSLALPVLVVCGVVRRRLSGHSVSSAVRPAAQGLNEVQGVVLNRPGSAVIYGSPVRDVAADHDARSREPLLSEPDRNGGDPSPDDDRPRSGAVG; encoded by the coding sequence ATGCTGAGACGTATCGGCGTCGTCGCGTCCGTCGCCGCCCTCATGGCGCTCCTGGTCTACTCGATCGCCACCGGCAACGGCATCGCCGGCTGGATCCTGTCCCTCGCGCTGCCGGTCCTCGTCGTCTGCGGCGTCGTGCGACGCCGGCTGTCCGGGCACTCCGTCTCGTCCGCCGTCCGACCCGCCGCGCAGGGCTTGAACGAGGTCCAGGGTGTCGTCCTCAACCGCCCGGGCAGCGCGGTGATCTACGGGTCTCCGGTGCGGGACGTCGCGGCGGACCACGACGCCCGCTCCCGAGAGCCGCTCCTCAGCGAGCCGGACCGGAACGGAGGCGATCCGTCGCCCGACGACGACCGGCCGCGGTCCGGTGCCGTTGGCTAG
- a CDS encoding class I SAM-dependent methyltransferase codes for MPTRVRHVLFPGRHHLVTRFQTEYLHRLLAGDLTDADGVPVECAEGADVVWAVTSATHSGTRRNPVPAHRREAMIERVAALEGLPSLVAPVADVPPSPRFARTVLASVELSTGVAATPGDTVVACSTPAVVAMYADLGFRVVPVEDRADDGAGEPLRPWDVLELLAAGDDRWRDLAHPEAVAYYDRYRLAAQVELVHADPTVSTEGDLTTTRDYRTYTAAFDDASDRKWDLVAPFVVPGRVVDLGCAAGGLLERAARDPRLAESDLYGVDVSRHLVAEAEHRRAQGVFANPNVFFAQRNLLRSAVFPPASVSTTFTVALTHEISSYGAGRADLELLARRIFEHTAPGGVWVCSDVLGPEGGDRLVHVALDGAGAGATATDLDGLPTADVAAHVAALSPAERLVQFAHDFPALSGGACDVTWVADGVAELTLRAAAEFLYTRDYTDSWLSECHERFCDMTWPDWVELLEGAGFSVDPVSGPWRNEWLVENRLSVGAALRDAATGEPVAWPDTHVTFVARRPL; via the coding sequence ATGCCCACGCGCGTCCGACATGTCCTGTTCCCCGGCCGGCACCACCTGGTGACGCGCTTCCAGACGGAGTACCTGCACCGGCTGCTCGCCGGGGACCTGACCGACGCCGACGGCGTGCCGGTCGAGTGCGCCGAGGGCGCGGACGTCGTGTGGGCGGTGACGTCCGCGACGCACAGCGGCACCCGTCGCAACCCGGTGCCGGCGCACCGCCGCGAGGCGATGATCGAGCGTGTCGCGGCCCTGGAGGGGCTGCCGTCGCTGGTCGCGCCGGTGGCGGACGTGCCGCCGAGCCCACGCTTCGCCCGCACGGTGCTGGCGAGCGTCGAGCTGTCGACGGGGGTCGCGGCGACCCCCGGGGACACGGTGGTCGCCTGCTCGACCCCCGCCGTCGTCGCGATGTACGCCGACCTGGGGTTCCGTGTGGTGCCGGTGGAGGACCGCGCCGACGACGGGGCGGGCGAGCCGCTGCGCCCGTGGGACGTGCTGGAGCTGCTGGCCGCCGGTGACGACCGGTGGCGCGACCTCGCGCACCCGGAGGCCGTGGCCTACTACGACCGTTATCGCCTGGCGGCGCAGGTCGAGCTGGTCCACGCCGACCCGACGGTCTCCACGGAGGGGGACCTCACGACGACGCGCGACTACCGCACGTACACCGCGGCGTTCGACGACGCGTCGGACCGCAAGTGGGACCTGGTGGCGCCGTTCGTCGTGCCGGGCCGGGTGGTGGACCTGGGCTGCGCGGCGGGCGGGCTGCTGGAGCGGGCGGCCCGCGACCCGCGGCTGGCGGAGTCGGACCTGTACGGGGTGGACGTGTCGCGGCACCTGGTCGCGGAGGCGGAGCACCGTCGGGCGCAGGGCGTGTTCGCGAACCCGAACGTGTTCTTCGCGCAGCGCAACCTGCTGCGCTCGGCGGTGTTCCCGCCGGCGTCGGTCAGCACGACGTTCACGGTCGCCCTCACGCACGAGATCTCCAGCTACGGGGCGGGCCGGGCGGACCTGGAGCTGCTGGCGCGGCGGATCTTCGAGCACACGGCTCCGGGCGGCGTGTGGGTGTGCTCGGACGTCCTGGGTCCCGAGGGCGGGGACCGGCTCGTGCACGTCGCCCTCGACGGCGCGGGGGCGGGCGCCACGGCGACCGACCTGGACGGCCTGCCGACGGCGGACGTCGCCGCGCACGTGGCGGCGCTGTCCCCGGCGGAGCGGCTGGTGCAGTTCGCGCACGACTTCCCGGCGCTGTCCGGCGGCGCGTGCGACGTGACGTGGGTGGCGGACGGCGTCGCCGAGCTGACGCTGCGCGCCGCGGCGGAGTTCCTCTACACGCGCGACTACACCGACTCCTGGCTGTCGGAGTGCCACGAGCGGTTCTGCGACATGACCTGGCCCGACTGGGTCGAGCTGCTGGAGGGTGCGGGGTTCAGCGTCGACCCGGTGAGCGGGCCGTGGCGCAACGAGTGGCTGGTGGAGAACCGGCTGTCCGTGGGGGCCGCGCTGCGCGACGCCGCCACGGGGGAGCCGGTGGCGTGGCCGGACACGCACGTGACGTTCGTGGCGCGGCGCCCGCTCTAG
- a CDS encoding YciI family protein → MTKYLISFDDGAMDAIPQEDFAAVGAAAHAVTAEAKAAGVWVFGGGLERQQATVVGTDGTVTPGPFPETKAVVGGFCVVDVATRDEALEWAARTAAACRCAQEVREIMDDAES, encoded by the coding sequence ATGACGAAGTACCTGATCTCGTTCGACGACGGTGCGATGGACGCGATCCCGCAGGAGGACTTCGCGGCCGTGGGTGCGGCGGCCCACGCGGTGACGGCGGAGGCGAAGGCCGCGGGGGTGTGGGTGTTCGGCGGCGGGCTGGAGCGGCAGCAGGCGACGGTCGTGGGCACGGACGGCACGGTGACGCCGGGCCCGTTCCCGGAGACGAAGGCCGTGGTCGGCGGGTTCTGCGTCGTCGACGTCGCCACGCGCGACGAGGCGCTGGAGTGGGCGGCGAGGACCGCCGCGGCGTGCCGGTGCGCGCAGGAGGTCCGCGAGATCATGGACGACGCGGAGTCCTGA